One genomic region from Pogona vitticeps strain Pit_001003342236 chromosome 12, PviZW2.1, whole genome shotgun sequence encodes:
- the EIF3J gene encoding eukaryotic translation initiation factor 3 subunit J, whose product MATEADSWDVDTFEAADPLAGRLAPTPAVVAADRWAGEDEEEDVKDNWDDEEEEEEKETEVKPEPKVSEKKKIAEKIKEREKVQKKKQEEIKKRLEVSEESKELTQEEQLADKLRLQKLQEEADLELAKETFGVNNTCGIDALNPSSKEDFTEFGKLLKEKITQYEKSLYYAGFLETLVRDVCISLEIDDLKKITNSLTVLCSEKQKQEKQNKAKKKKKGVVPGGGLKATMKDDLADYGGYDGGYVQDFEDFM is encoded by the exons ATGGCGACCGAGGCGGACTCTTGGG ACGTGGACACCTTCGAGGCGGCGGATCCTTTGGCCGGGCGCCTCGCTCCCACGCCGGCCGTGGTGGCTGCGGACCGCTGGGCCGgcgaggacgaggaggaggacgtCAAG GATAACTGggatgatgaagaggaagaagaggaaaaggaaactgAGGTAAAGCCAG AACCCAAAgtttcagaaaagaagaaaatagcagaaaaaataaaagagagggaaaaagtgcagaagaaaaaacaagaagagattaaaaaaagg CTAGAGGTATCAGAAGAATCTAAAGAACTTACACAAGAAGAACAGTTAGCAGATAAACTACGACTTCAGAAATTGCAAGAAGAAGCAGACCTTGAATTAGCCAAAGAAACCTTTG GTGTAAATAACACATGTGGAATAGATGCCCTGAATCCATCTTCAAAAGAAGACTTTACGGAATTCggcaaattattaaaagaaaaaataacacaGTATGAGAAATCTTTATATTATGCTGGATTTTTGGAAACGTTAGTTCGAGATGTATGTATTTCAT TGGAAATTGATGATTTGAAAAAGATCACAAATTCCTTGACAGTGCTATGCAGTGAGAAGCAAAAACAAGAGAAG CAAAATaaagccaagaagaagaaaaaaggcgtGGTGCCTGGTGGGGGTTTAAAAGCGACCATGAAAGATGACCTGGCAGATTATGGTGGTTATGATGGTGGCTATGTACAAGACTTCGAAGATTTCATGTGA